Proteins from one Peromyscus eremicus unplaced genomic scaffold, PerEre_H2_v1 PerEre#2#chr22_unloc_1, whole genome shotgun sequence genomic window:
- the Pip5k1c gene encoding phosphatidylinositol 4-phosphate 5-kinase type-1 gamma isoform X2: MELEVPDEAESAEAGAVTAEAAWSADSGAEAGMTQKKAVLAEAPSVTGQPGPGHGKKLGHRGVDASGETTYKKTTSSTLKGAIQLGIGYTVGNLSSKPERDVLMQDFYVVESIFFPSEGSNLTPAHHFQDFRFKTYAPVAFRYFRELFGIRPDDYLYSLCNEPLIELSNPGASGSVFYVTSDDEFIIKTVMHKEAEFLQKLLPGYYMNLNQNPRTLLPKFYGLYCVQSGGKNIRVVVMNNVLPRVVKMHLKFDLKGSTYKRRASKKEKEKSLPTYKDLDFMQDMPEGLLLDADTFGALVKTLQRDCLVLESFKIMDYSLLLGVHNIDQQERERQAEGARSTADEKRPVAQKALYSTAMESIQGGAARGEAIETDDTMGGIPAVNGRGERLLLHIGIIDILQSYRFIKKLEHTWKALVHDGDTVSVHRPSFYAERFFKFMSSTVFRKSSSLKSSPSKKGRGALLAVKPLGPTAAFSASQIPSEREDAQYDLRGARSYPTLEDEGRPDLLPCTPPSFEEATTASIATTLSSTSLSIPERSPSETSEQPRYRRRTQSSGQDGRPQEEPHVEDLQKITVQVEPVCSVGIVVPKEPDAGAEVPLAGASAAATVEVDAASQASEPASQASDEEDAPSTDIYF; this comes from the exons GTATGACCCAGAAGAAAGCTGTCCTTGCAGAG GCCCCCTCGGTGACAGGGCAGCCGGGCCCTGGCCACGGGAAGAAGCTGGGCCATCGAGGTGTGGACGCGTCTGGAGAGACCACATATAAGAAG ACCACCTCGTCCACCTTGAAGGGTGCCATCCAGCTGGGGATCGGGTACACAGTGGGCAACCTCAGCTCTAAGCCGGAGCGCGATGTGCTCATGCAGGACTTCTACGTGGTAGAGAGCATCTTCTTTCCCAG CGAAGGGAGCAACCTCACCCCCGCCCACCACTTCCAGGATTTCCGCTTCAAGACCTATGCACCTGTTGCCTTCCGTTACTTCCGGGAGCTCTTCGGCATCCGGCCAGACGATTACTTG TACTCCCTGTGCAATGAACCACTCATTGAGCTGTCCAACCCTGGTGCCAGCGGCTCCGTCTTCTACGTCACCAGCGACGACGAGTTTATCATCAAGACCGTCATGCACAAGGAGGCGGAGTTCCTGCAGAAGCTGCTGCCCGGCTACTACATG AACCTCAACCAGAACCCGCGCACGCTGCTGCCCAAATTCTATGGGCTGTATTGTGTGCAGTCTGGCGGCAAGAACATCCGTGTGGTGGTCATGAACAACGTGCTGCCCCGAGTCGTTAAAATGCACCTCAAGTTTGACCTCAAGGGCTCCACGTACAAGCGCAGAGCGagcaagaaggagaaggagaagagcctGCCCACCTACAAGGACCTGGACTTCATGCAGGACATGCCCGAAGGGCTGCTGCTGGACGCCGACACCTTCGGCGCCCTGGTCAAGACGCTGCAGCGTGACTGCCTG GTGCTAGAGAGCTTCAAGATCATGGACTACAGCCTCCTGCTGGGCGTGCACAACATCGATCAGCAGGAGCGCGAGCGCCAGGCCGAGGGTGCGCGGAGCACTGCGGACGAGAAGCGGCCGGTGGCACAGAAGGCCCTGTACTCCACCGCCATGGAGTCCATCCAGGGTGGCGCTGCGCGTGGGGAGGCCATCGAGACGGATGACAC GATGGGCGGAATCCCGGCAGTGAATGGGCGCGGGGAGCGGCTGCTGCTGCACATTGGGATCATCGACATCCTGCAGTCTTACCG GTTCATCAAGAAGTTAGAACACACCTGGAAAGCCCTTGTCCACGATGGG GACACCGTCTCAGTCCACCGGCCCAGCTTCTATGCCGAGCGCTTCTTCAAGTTCATGAGCAGCACAGTCTTCCGGAAGAGTTCAT CCCTGAAGTCCTCTCCATCCAAGAAAGGGCGCGGTGCCCTGCTGGCCGTCAAACCCCTGGGGCCCACGGCCGCTTTCTCAGCTAGCCAGATCCCCAGCGAGAGAGAAGACGCACAGTATGACCTGCGGGGGGCCCGCAGCTACCCCACACTGGAGGATGAAG GCCGGCCCGACCTCCTGCCCTGCACCCCACCTTCCTTTGAAGAAGCCACCACGGCCTCCATTGCCACCACCCTGTCGTCCACCTCCCTCTCCATCCCAGAGCGCTCCCCTTCAGAGACGTCGGAGCAGCCCCGGTACAG GCGGCGCACGCAGTCTTCAGGCCAGGATGGCCG GCCCCAGGAGGAGCCCCACGTGGAGGACCTACAGAAGATAACGGTGCAGGTGGAACCAGTGTGCAGTGTGGGGATCGTGGTCCCCAAGGAGCCGGATGCAGG AGCGGAGGTCCCCCTAGCTGGGGCATCGGCTGCCGCCACTGTGGAAGTGGACGCCGCCAGCCAGGCCTCCGAGCCCGCCAGCCAGGCCTCGGATGAGGAGGACGCACCCTCCACAGACATCTATTTT TAA
- the Pip5k1c gene encoding phosphatidylinositol 4-phosphate 5-kinase type-1 gamma isoform X3, with protein MELEVPDEAESAEAGAVTAEAAWSADSGAEAGMTQKKAVLAEAPSVTGQPGPGHGKKLGHRGVDASGETTYKKTTSSTLKGAIQLGIGYTVGNLSSKPERDVLMQDFYVVESIFFPSEGSNLTPAHHFQDFRFKTYAPVAFRYFRELFGIRPDDYLYSLCNEPLIELSNPGASGSVFYVTSDDEFIIKTVMHKEAEFLQKLLPGYYMNLNQNPRTLLPKFYGLYCVQSGGKNIRVVVMNNVLPRVVKMHLKFDLKGSTYKRRASKKEKEKSLPTYKDLDFMQDMPEGLLLDADTFGALVKTLQRDCLVLESFKIMDYSLLLGVHNIDQQERERQAEGARSTADEKRPVAQKALYSTAMESIQGGAARGEAIETDDTMGGIPAVNGRGERLLLHIGIIDILQSYRFIKKLEHTWKALVHDGDTVSVHRPSFYAERFFKFMSSTVFRKSSSLKSSPSKKGRGALLAVKPLGPTAAFSASQIPSEREDAQYDLRGARSYPTLEDEGRPDLLPCTPPSFEEATTASIATTLSSTSLSIPERSPSETSEQPRYRRRTQSSGQDGRPQEEPHVEDLQKITVQVEPVCSVGIVVPKEPDAGAEVPLAGASAAATVEVDAASQASEPASQASDEEDAPSTDIYFFAHGRYWLFSPRRHQLRAVTPSHTGTPTDERSWVYSPLHYSARPASDGESDT; from the exons GTATGACCCAGAAGAAAGCTGTCCTTGCAGAG GCCCCCTCGGTGACAGGGCAGCCGGGCCCTGGCCACGGGAAGAAGCTGGGCCATCGAGGTGTGGACGCGTCTGGAGAGACCACATATAAGAAG ACCACCTCGTCCACCTTGAAGGGTGCCATCCAGCTGGGGATCGGGTACACAGTGGGCAACCTCAGCTCTAAGCCGGAGCGCGATGTGCTCATGCAGGACTTCTACGTGGTAGAGAGCATCTTCTTTCCCAG CGAAGGGAGCAACCTCACCCCCGCCCACCACTTCCAGGATTTCCGCTTCAAGACCTATGCACCTGTTGCCTTCCGTTACTTCCGGGAGCTCTTCGGCATCCGGCCAGACGATTACTTG TACTCCCTGTGCAATGAACCACTCATTGAGCTGTCCAACCCTGGTGCCAGCGGCTCCGTCTTCTACGTCACCAGCGACGACGAGTTTATCATCAAGACCGTCATGCACAAGGAGGCGGAGTTCCTGCAGAAGCTGCTGCCCGGCTACTACATG AACCTCAACCAGAACCCGCGCACGCTGCTGCCCAAATTCTATGGGCTGTATTGTGTGCAGTCTGGCGGCAAGAACATCCGTGTGGTGGTCATGAACAACGTGCTGCCCCGAGTCGTTAAAATGCACCTCAAGTTTGACCTCAAGGGCTCCACGTACAAGCGCAGAGCGagcaagaaggagaaggagaagagcctGCCCACCTACAAGGACCTGGACTTCATGCAGGACATGCCCGAAGGGCTGCTGCTGGACGCCGACACCTTCGGCGCCCTGGTCAAGACGCTGCAGCGTGACTGCCTG GTGCTAGAGAGCTTCAAGATCATGGACTACAGCCTCCTGCTGGGCGTGCACAACATCGATCAGCAGGAGCGCGAGCGCCAGGCCGAGGGTGCGCGGAGCACTGCGGACGAGAAGCGGCCGGTGGCACAGAAGGCCCTGTACTCCACCGCCATGGAGTCCATCCAGGGTGGCGCTGCGCGTGGGGAGGCCATCGAGACGGATGACAC GATGGGCGGAATCCCGGCAGTGAATGGGCGCGGGGAGCGGCTGCTGCTGCACATTGGGATCATCGACATCCTGCAGTCTTACCG GTTCATCAAGAAGTTAGAACACACCTGGAAAGCCCTTGTCCACGATGGG GACACCGTCTCAGTCCACCGGCCCAGCTTCTATGCCGAGCGCTTCTTCAAGTTCATGAGCAGCACAGTCTTCCGGAAGAGTTCAT CCCTGAAGTCCTCTCCATCCAAGAAAGGGCGCGGTGCCCTGCTGGCCGTCAAACCCCTGGGGCCCACGGCCGCTTTCTCAGCTAGCCAGATCCCCAGCGAGAGAGAAGACGCACAGTATGACCTGCGGGGGGCCCGCAGCTACCCCACACTGGAGGATGAAG GCCGGCCCGACCTCCTGCCCTGCACCCCACCTTCCTTTGAAGAAGCCACCACGGCCTCCATTGCCACCACCCTGTCGTCCACCTCCCTCTCCATCCCAGAGCGCTCCCCTTCAGAGACGTCGGAGCAGCCCCGGTACAG GCGGCGCACGCAGTCTTCAGGCCAGGATGGCCG GCCCCAGGAGGAGCCCCACGTGGAGGACCTACAGAAGATAACGGTGCAGGTGGAACCAGTGTGCAGTGTGGGGATCGTGGTCCCCAAGGAGCCGGATGCAGG AGCGGAGGTCCCCCTAGCTGGGGCATCGGCTGCCGCCACTGTGGAAGTGGACGCCGCCAGCCAGGCCTCCGAGCCCGCCAGCCAGGCCTCGGATGAGGAGGACGCACCCTCCACAGACATCTATTTT TTCGCCCATGGGAGATACTGGCTTTTCTCTCCCCGTCGCCACCAACTGCGGGCCGTGACACCGAGCCACACAGGCACT CCCACCGACGAGAGGAGCTGGGTGTACTCCCCGCTTCACTATAGCGCGCGGCCCGCCTCCGACGGCGAGAGCGACACA TAA
- the Pip5k1c gene encoding phosphatidylinositol 4-phosphate 5-kinase type-1 gamma isoform X1, which translates to MELEVPDEAESAEAGAVTAEAAWSADSGAEAGMTQKKAVLAEAPSVTGQPGPGHGKKLGHRGVDASGETTYKKTTSSTLKGAIQLGIGYTVGNLSSKPERDVLMQDFYVVESIFFPSEGSNLTPAHHFQDFRFKTYAPVAFRYFRELFGIRPDDYLYSLCNEPLIELSNPGASGSVFYVTSDDEFIIKTVMHKEAEFLQKLLPGYYMNLNQNPRTLLPKFYGLYCVQSGGKNIRVVVMNNVLPRVVKMHLKFDLKGSTYKRRASKKEKEKSLPTYKDLDFMQDMPEGLLLDADTFGALVKTLQRDCLVLESFKIMDYSLLLGVHNIDQQERERQAEGARSTADEKRPVAQKALYSTAMESIQGGAARGEAIETDDTMGGIPAVNGRGERLLLHIGIIDILQSYRFIKKLEHTWKALVHDGDTVSVHRPSFYAERFFKFMSSTVFRKSSSLKSSPSKKGRGALLAVKPLGPTAAFSASQIPSEREDAQYDLRGARSYPTLEDEGRPDLLPCTPPSFEEATTASIATTLSSTSLSIPERSPSETSEQPRYRRRTQSSGQDGRPQEEPHVEDLQKITVQVEPVCSVGIVVPKEPDAGAEVPLAGASAAATVEVDAASQASEPASQASDEEDAPSTDIYFPTDERSWVYSPLHYSARPASDGESDT; encoded by the exons GTATGACCCAGAAGAAAGCTGTCCTTGCAGAG GCCCCCTCGGTGACAGGGCAGCCGGGCCCTGGCCACGGGAAGAAGCTGGGCCATCGAGGTGTGGACGCGTCTGGAGAGACCACATATAAGAAG ACCACCTCGTCCACCTTGAAGGGTGCCATCCAGCTGGGGATCGGGTACACAGTGGGCAACCTCAGCTCTAAGCCGGAGCGCGATGTGCTCATGCAGGACTTCTACGTGGTAGAGAGCATCTTCTTTCCCAG CGAAGGGAGCAACCTCACCCCCGCCCACCACTTCCAGGATTTCCGCTTCAAGACCTATGCACCTGTTGCCTTCCGTTACTTCCGGGAGCTCTTCGGCATCCGGCCAGACGATTACTTG TACTCCCTGTGCAATGAACCACTCATTGAGCTGTCCAACCCTGGTGCCAGCGGCTCCGTCTTCTACGTCACCAGCGACGACGAGTTTATCATCAAGACCGTCATGCACAAGGAGGCGGAGTTCCTGCAGAAGCTGCTGCCCGGCTACTACATG AACCTCAACCAGAACCCGCGCACGCTGCTGCCCAAATTCTATGGGCTGTATTGTGTGCAGTCTGGCGGCAAGAACATCCGTGTGGTGGTCATGAACAACGTGCTGCCCCGAGTCGTTAAAATGCACCTCAAGTTTGACCTCAAGGGCTCCACGTACAAGCGCAGAGCGagcaagaaggagaaggagaagagcctGCCCACCTACAAGGACCTGGACTTCATGCAGGACATGCCCGAAGGGCTGCTGCTGGACGCCGACACCTTCGGCGCCCTGGTCAAGACGCTGCAGCGTGACTGCCTG GTGCTAGAGAGCTTCAAGATCATGGACTACAGCCTCCTGCTGGGCGTGCACAACATCGATCAGCAGGAGCGCGAGCGCCAGGCCGAGGGTGCGCGGAGCACTGCGGACGAGAAGCGGCCGGTGGCACAGAAGGCCCTGTACTCCACCGCCATGGAGTCCATCCAGGGTGGCGCTGCGCGTGGGGAGGCCATCGAGACGGATGACAC GATGGGCGGAATCCCGGCAGTGAATGGGCGCGGGGAGCGGCTGCTGCTGCACATTGGGATCATCGACATCCTGCAGTCTTACCG GTTCATCAAGAAGTTAGAACACACCTGGAAAGCCCTTGTCCACGATGGG GACACCGTCTCAGTCCACCGGCCCAGCTTCTATGCCGAGCGCTTCTTCAAGTTCATGAGCAGCACAGTCTTCCGGAAGAGTTCAT CCCTGAAGTCCTCTCCATCCAAGAAAGGGCGCGGTGCCCTGCTGGCCGTCAAACCCCTGGGGCCCACGGCCGCTTTCTCAGCTAGCCAGATCCCCAGCGAGAGAGAAGACGCACAGTATGACCTGCGGGGGGCCCGCAGCTACCCCACACTGGAGGATGAAG GCCGGCCCGACCTCCTGCCCTGCACCCCACCTTCCTTTGAAGAAGCCACCACGGCCTCCATTGCCACCACCCTGTCGTCCACCTCCCTCTCCATCCCAGAGCGCTCCCCTTCAGAGACGTCGGAGCAGCCCCGGTACAG GCGGCGCACGCAGTCTTCAGGCCAGGATGGCCG GCCCCAGGAGGAGCCCCACGTGGAGGACCTACAGAAGATAACGGTGCAGGTGGAACCAGTGTGCAGTGTGGGGATCGTGGTCCCCAAGGAGCCGGATGCAGG AGCGGAGGTCCCCCTAGCTGGGGCATCGGCTGCCGCCACTGTGGAAGTGGACGCCGCCAGCCAGGCCTCCGAGCCCGCCAGCCAGGCCTCGGATGAGGAGGACGCACCCTCCACAGACATCTATTTT CCCACCGACGAGAGGAGCTGGGTGTACTCCCCGCTTCACTATAGCGCGCGGCCCGCCTCCGACGGCGAGAGCGACACA TAA